A portion of the Etheostoma cragini isolate CJK2018 chromosome 13, CSU_Ecrag_1.0, whole genome shotgun sequence genome contains these proteins:
- the LOC117955826 gene encoding olfactory receptor 1-like: protein MGFFNPTFGNNNTFVRPAYFVISGFIGIPYIKYVYVFFLFVYIVSVLGNTVVMAVIYLDHNLRTPKYVAVFNLAFVDLCGSSALVPKLLDIFLFNHPYISYNDCLAFLFFCYTCLSMQSFNLVALSYDRLIAIIFPLHYQVKVTHRFMLSLIASFWVFVVVVILIAVGLLTRLSFCSSVVIKSYFCDHGQIYKLACNDTTPNSVIGVLLPLFILWLPLTFILFSYLNIGYALSKVATVQERVKAFKTCTAHLSLVTIYFLPVIITFTMSSKIDPNARIINLSLTSVFPPMLNPIIYVLQTEEIKQSVKKFQCNK from the exons ATGGGCTTTTTCAACCCCACTTttggaaacaacaacacttttgtGCGTCCTGCATACTTTGTGATTAGTGGATTTATTGGCATACCATATATTAAGTAtgtctatgtcttttttttgtttgtttatattgtttcaGTGCTGGGAAACACAGTTGTAATGGCTGTAATATACTTGGATCATAATCTGAGAACTCCAAaatatgttgctgtttttaatttggcaTTTGTGGACCTGTGTGGTAGTTCTGCTCTGGTGCCAAAGCTTCTTGACATCTTTCTGTTTAATCACCCATACATCTCCTACAACGACTGCTTggcattcctttttttctgctacaCCTGCCTTTCTATGCAGTCATTTAATCTGGTTGCACTCTCCTATGACAGACTGATAGCTATCATCTTCCCACTGCACTATCAAGTGAAGGTGACCCACAGGTTTATGCTGTCGTTGATTGCTTCATTctgggtttttgttgttgttgttatactTATTGCAGTTGGCCTTCTTACACGACTTTCCTTCTGTAGTTCTGTGGTTATTAAAAGCTATTTTTGCGACCATGGCCAGATATACAAGTTGGCCTGCAATGACACAACTCCCAACTCTGTCATTGGTGTGTTGTTACcgctttttattctttggcttcCACTGACATTCATCTTgtttagttatttaaatattggCTATGCATTGTCTAAAGTAGCCACAGTTCAGGAAAGAGTAAAGGCATTTAAAACTTGCACAGCTCATCTTTCATTAGTGACAATTTATTTTCTCCCAGTAATAATCACATTTACTATGAGTTCAAAAATTGATCCAAATGCCAGAATCATAAACTTGTCTCTGACCTCCGTCTTTCCTCCCATGCTGAACCCAATCATTTATGTTCTGCAGACGGAAGAAATCAaacaatctgtaaaaaaa tttcagtgcaacaaa
- the LOC117955828 gene encoding olfactory receptor 1-like — translation MELFNSALGKNITFVHPAYFIIRGLSGLPNINHYYVFLFFVFIVSVLGNTVVMAVIYLDHNLRTPKYVAVFNLAFVDLCGSSALVPKLLDIFLLDHPYISYSDCLAFFFFCYTFLSMQSYNLVALAYDRLIAIIFPLHYRVKVTHRFMLSLIASFWVFIIIAVFIAVGLLTRLSFCDSVVINSYFCDHARIYRLACNDNFPNYVVGTLYTVLIFWLPLFFVLLTYLCIGCTLAKVATLREGIKAFKTCVGHLSLVAIYFIPLLIASTLMEKLHPNARIINLSLTSVFPPMLNPIIYVLQTQEIKESVKRLLKIRGKSKVTIQ, via the coding sequence atggagttaTTCAACTCAGCTCTTGGGAAAAACATCACTTTTGTGCATCCTGCATATTTCATAATACGTGGTTTATCTGGCTTGCCAAATATTAACCATTActatgtctttctgttttttgtttttattgtttcagtgCTGGGAAACACAGTTGTAATGGCTGTAATATACTTGGATCATAATCTGAGAACTCCAAaatatgttgctgtttttaatttggcaTTTGTGGACCTGTGTGGTAGTTCTGCTCTGGTGCCAAAGCTTCTTGACATCTTTCTGTTGGATCACCCATACATCTCCTACAGCGACTGCTtggcattcttttttttctgctacacCTTCCTTTCTATGCAGTCATATAATCTTGTTGCACTCGCCTATGACAGACTGATAGCTATCATCTTCCCACTGCACTATAGAGTGAAAGTGACCCACAGGTTTATGCTGTCGTTGATTGCCTCATTCTGGGTCTTTATTATAATTGCTGTATTCATTGCAGTTGGCCTTCTTACAAGACTTTCCTTTTGTGATTCTGTTGTTATTAACAGCTATTTCTGTGACCATGCTCGGATATACAGGCTTGCATGCAACGACAATTTCCCAAATTATGTTGTTGGCACTTTGTATACTGTTCTAATTTTTTGGCTTCCAttattttttgtccttttaacTTACCTATGTATTGGCTGTACTTTGGCTAAAGTGGCCACACTAAGAGAAGGAATCAAAGCCTTTAAAACGTGCGTAGGTCATCTCTCATTGGTAGCAATATATTTCATCCCACTGTTAATAGCATCTACCCTGATGGAAAAATTACATCCAAATGCCAGGATCATAAACTTGTCTCTGACTTCCGTCTTTCCTCCCATGCTGAACCCAATCATTTATGTTCTGCAGACACAAGAAATCAAAGAATCTGTGAAAAGGTTATTAAAAATCAGAGGGAAATCCAAAGTAACCATACAATGA